The following proteins are co-located in the Fluviicola sp. genome:
- a CDS encoding DUF983 domain-containing protein, giving the protein MLFGKGSRLYSIFKMKCPRCQEGDFFLSHPYSMKNIGKTYTYCPNCGLKYEKEIGFYYGAMYVSYGLGVALFVACWVSFNLFMPQANIWLQICVISGLSIFLSPYLYALSKIIWANIFFSYDPEAIERFKESSKS; this is encoded by the coding sequence ATGTTATTCGGAAAAGGATCGAGATTATACAGTATTTTCAAGATGAAATGTCCCAGATGCCAGGAAGGTGATTTTTTCCTTTCTCATCCCTATTCCATGAAAAACATCGGTAAAACCTATACATATTGCCCCAACTGTGGTCTGAAATACGAAAAAGAGATCGGGTTTTATTACGGCGCCATGTATGTATCATACGGTTTGGGAGTCGCACTTTTTGTAGCTTGCTGGGTAAGCTTTAATTTATTTATGCCGCAAGCGAACATCTGGCTGCAAATCTGCGTCATTTCCGGGCTTTCCATTTTCCTGAGTCCTTACCTGTATGCCTTGTCGAAAATCATTTGGGCAAATATTTTCTTTTCGTATGATCCGGAAGCAATTGAAAGGTTCAAAGAAAGTTCAAAGAGTTAA
- a CDS encoding C25 family cysteine peptidase: MKKTLLLCSMLCGSFLSNAQSFQLKSEDSKVIELTQQFTEKPFEFKEINGQNMIDFSRSFLVLSREKGAPALPLFHTTVQLPETGNPEIELTFDEVTIYDNMLVAPSKGVLKRNVVPSSVAYTFGTAYNTNDFYPSSIATVKTPFIWRSMRGAVIEVSPYQYNPVTKQLIVYKGIHITVKKNTEITGVNELNGQTDPVMQSAQQKFVLNPKTEKYSPMEESGSMLFIAAPALIEEITPLVNWKNQKGIRSALVSTTTTGTNDTDIQAYIQNYYAAHPDLVYVLLVGDHDDIPAHTYGMSGGENLYSDSYYGQLSGGDYYPELFVGRFSGSEANITTMVDRTLEYEKNPMAGDWMEKAIGLGSNEGDGIGDDDEPDWQHLRNIRTVLMDYGYSEVSEFYDGSHGGSDAAGSPNSGIILPAVNNGVGLFNYTGHGDVNLCVTGNFQSTHVNQATNNGKYPFVISVACNNGTFTSGTCISEAWTRATKNGTPSGAIGAAGSSILMAWAEPMQTQDEMAAIIGETYPANHKTTLGGLFYNSQMSMLEEYPSGSGVEVMQTWVLFGDPSAQFRNKQTLPITVTHTGNVPVGTTSITATCDVEGALVAVSQNNVLLGSAIASGGQAVITFPALTTDDYLVVTATKQNYATYQHAVQVANGPLGLNELQMELSVYPNPANDELHLLVSNGAAESFRIISLDGKEVLTKQFSNGNQETINTASLRAGSYIVEILSAGQSVRKNIQILH; the protein is encoded by the coding sequence ATGAAAAAAACTCTCCTCCTTTGCTCCATGCTATGTGGATCCTTTCTTTCCAATGCGCAAAGTTTCCAGTTGAAGTCGGAAGACTCCAAAGTGATTGAACTGACGCAGCAATTTACAGAAAAACCTTTTGAATTCAAGGAAATCAACGGGCAGAACATGATTGATTTCTCCCGATCATTCCTGGTTTTATCCCGGGAAAAAGGTGCTCCGGCCCTTCCTTTATTCCACACAACCGTTCAGCTTCCTGAAACCGGGAATCCTGAAATCGAACTAACATTTGACGAAGTAACGATTTACGATAACATGTTGGTAGCTCCGTCAAAAGGAGTTCTCAAGCGAAATGTAGTGCCTTCCTCGGTTGCATATACATTCGGTACGGCTTACAACACCAATGATTTTTATCCGTCTTCCATAGCAACGGTGAAAACTCCGTTTATCTGGAGATCCATGCGTGGTGCGGTGATAGAAGTTTCTCCTTATCAATACAACCCGGTAACCAAACAATTGATCGTTTACAAAGGCATTCACATTACTGTAAAAAAGAATACGGAGATTACCGGAGTGAATGAATTGAACGGTCAAACAGATCCGGTGATGCAGTCGGCTCAGCAGAAATTTGTCTTGAATCCTAAAACGGAGAAATACTCACCGATGGAAGAGAGTGGAAGCATGCTGTTCATTGCTGCTCCGGCTTTAATAGAAGAAATCACGCCGTTGGTGAACTGGAAGAACCAAAAAGGAATCCGGTCTGCACTGGTTTCTACCACTACGACAGGAACAAACGATACCGATATTCAGGCATATATCCAAAATTACTACGCGGCACATCCCGATCTGGTTTATGTGCTTTTGGTCGGAGATCACGACGATATTCCTGCACATACTTATGGCATGTCGGGCGGTGAGAATTTGTATTCGGATTCTTATTACGGCCAATTATCCGGCGGAGATTATTACCCCGAATTGTTTGTGGGCCGTTTTTCCGGTTCGGAAGCAAATATTACAACGATGGTTGACCGCACCCTGGAGTACGAAAAGAACCCGATGGCAGGCGACTGGATGGAAAAAGCGATTGGTTTGGGATCGAATGAAGGCGACGGAATCGGTGACGACGACGAACCGGATTGGCAGCATCTGAGAAATATCCGTACTGTTTTAATGGATTACGGATACTCAGAAGTTTCTGAATTTTATGATGGTTCTCACGGTGGTTCGGATGCTGCCGGAAGCCCGAATTCAGGAATTATTCTTCCTGCAGTAAACAATGGAGTAGGTCTGTTTAATTACACCGGTCATGGCGACGTGAATTTATGTGTAACCGGGAATTTCCAAAGCACACATGTAAACCAGGCGACAAACAATGGAAAATATCCGTTTGTAATCTCTGTTGCCTGTAATAACGGGACTTTCACTTCCGGAACTTGTATTTCTGAGGCATGGACAAGAGCTACTAAAAACGGAACACCATCCGGTGCAATCGGTGCGGCAGGTTCCTCGATTTTGATGGCCTGGGCCGAACCGATGCAAACGCAGGACGAAATGGCGGCAATTATCGGAGAAACATATCCAGCGAATCACAAAACAACATTGGGTGGCTTGTTCTACAATTCACAGATGTCAATGCTGGAAGAATATCCTTCCGGAAGCGGTGTGGAAGTGATGCAAACCTGGGTACTGTTCGGAGACCCTTCGGCGCAGTTCAGAAATAAGCAAACCTTGCCGATTACGGTGACACATACCGGAAATGTTCCCGTGGGTACAACTTCCATTACTGCAACATGCGATGTGGAAGGAGCTTTGGTTGCTGTTTCTCAAAACAATGTGCTTTTGGGTTCTGCAATTGCTTCAGGCGGGCAAGCGGTAATTACTTTTCCGGCCTTAACGACGGATGATTACCTGGTGGTTACGGCAACGAAGCAGAATTATGCAACTTATCAGCATGCTGTACAGGTAGCGAACGGTCCTTTGGGATTGAATGAGCTGCAAATGGAATTGTCGGTATACCCGAATCCGGCAAATGATGAATTGCACTTACTTGTTTCAAACGGTGCAGCGGAATCCTTCCGTATCATTAGCCTGGATGGAAAAGAAGTATTAACGAAACAGTTTTCTAACGGAAACCAGGAGACAATCAATACAGCTTCATTGAGAGCCGGATCCTATATTGTGGAGATTCTTTCCGCGGGACAAAGCGTGCGAAAGAACATCCAGATTTTACACTAA
- a CDS encoding NAD(P)/FAD-dependent oxidoreductase, whose product MKELDVLVIGAGAAGCFSAIKASENHKHAKIAILERSSKPLAKVKISGGGRCNVTNVISEPEALSKHYPRGERFLKKAFYQFSSSDMKNWLENRNVPLKLYPDGCYFPLSNDSQTIIDCFLGELKKNGVQLLLNQRVESIKKLDSGLFEVQTPEELFRSKAVIVTTGGQPKLSGFELLKAFDLKIVSPVPSLFTFNMPNEPIKELMGIVQENAVVKIIGEKWTSNGPLLITHWGMSGPAVLKSSAFGARILETKGYKSQIAVNWTGEENQESVREVIREFVKSNKLVVNTPLYSLKSRLWTYLVEKAGIPNQFKCSELTSKHQNKLVEVLVNDLYSMEGKTTFKEEFVTAGGVDLNEINVQTMEAKKVPGLFFAGETLDIDGVTGGFNFQAAWTTAAIAGKNVLKTIQE is encoded by the coding sequence ATGAAAGAATTGGATGTTTTAGTAATCGGTGCCGGAGCGGCAGGTTGTTTTTCGGCAATCAAGGCTTCGGAAAACCATAAACATGCAAAAATTGCCATTCTGGAAAGAAGCTCCAAACCTTTGGCTAAGGTCAAAATATCGGGAGGCGGAAGGTGCAATGTTACCAATGTCATTTCCGAACCGGAAGCATTATCCAAACATTACCCGAGAGGAGAACGCTTCCTGAAAAAAGCATTCTACCAGTTTTCAAGTTCAGATATGAAAAACTGGCTGGAAAACAGGAACGTTCCGTTGAAGCTTTATCCAGACGGATGTTACTTTCCGCTGAGCAATGATTCACAAACGATCATCGACTGTTTCCTGGGCGAATTAAAGAAGAACGGAGTTCAATTATTGTTGAATCAGCGGGTCGAATCCATTAAAAAGCTCGATTCCGGCTTATTTGAAGTTCAAACTCCTGAAGAACTGTTTCGTTCCAAAGCAGTCATTGTAACAACCGGCGGACAGCCAAAGCTATCCGGGTTTGAATTATTGAAAGCCTTTGATCTGAAGATCGTTTCACCGGTTCCTTCGCTTTTTACTTTCAACATGCCAAACGAACCCATTAAGGAACTGATGGGAATTGTCCAGGAAAATGCCGTAGTGAAGATTATCGGGGAGAAATGGACTTCAAACGGACCGTTATTGATCACACATTGGGGAATGAGCGGCCCGGCGGTATTGAAATCATCGGCATTCGGCGCAAGGATCCTTGAAACAAAGGGATACAAATCCCAAATTGCAGTTAACTGGACAGGAGAGGAGAACCAGGAATCGGTGCGCGAAGTGATCCGGGAATTTGTAAAATCCAATAAATTAGTTGTAAATACGCCACTTTATTCCCTGAAATCGAGATTATGGACGTACCTTGTAGAGAAAGCAGGGATTCCAAATCAGTTCAAATGTTCGGAATTGACATCCAAACACCAGAATAAATTGGTGGAAGTCCTGGTAAATGACTTGTATTCCATGGAAGGAAAAACAACCTTTAAGGAAGAATTCGTAACAGCGGGCGGAGTAGATCTGAATGAGATCAACGTACAAACGATGGAAGCGAAGAAAGTTCCCGGGCTCTTTTTTGCCGGTGAAACTTTGGATATCGACGGAGTAACCGGCGGATTCAATTTTCAGGCTGCATGGACTACCGCTGCTATTGCCGGAAAAAACGTATTAAAAACCATTCAGGAATGA
- a CDS encoding M20/M25/M40 family metallo-hydrolase — protein MELSNSQLLQDLISVQGLASDESRIKSFIKDYVLRNQGTWKSKPHIIDGAGFQDAMILVFGNPRTAVYAHMDTIGYSVGYENELIRVGGPKNIDGTQLVGNDSQGIVEGELMIFENEYNQQRLQLSCDRTVDRGTLLSFKPNFKETKEYVQSPYLDNRLGVYVALQLAETMENGAIVFSTYEEHGGNSVGACAKYLMNTYDVLQALICDITWVTHGVVHKGGVAISMRDSMIPRRKYLNKILNIARESGIKHQLEVESAGGSDGSVLQKSDLPIDWCFIGAAEDNVHTPNEKVYKKDIESMIELYRVLMDQL, from the coding sequence ATGGAATTATCCAATAGTCAATTACTCCAGGATCTTATCAGCGTGCAGGGACTTGCAAGCGATGAATCACGTATCAAGTCATTTATCAAAGACTATGTACTCAGAAACCAGGGAACATGGAAATCGAAGCCGCACATTATTGATGGAGCAGGTTTCCAGGACGCCATGATCCTGGTTTTCGGAAATCCACGAACGGCTGTTTATGCGCATATGGACACAATCGGCTATTCCGTTGGTTATGAGAATGAATTGATCCGTGTAGGAGGACCGAAAAATATCGACGGAACACAATTGGTCGGAAATGATTCACAGGGAATTGTGGAAGGCGAACTGATGATCTTTGAGAATGAATACAATCAACAGCGCCTTCAGTTATCGTGCGACCGTACTGTTGATCGCGGTACATTGCTTTCATTCAAACCCAATTTCAAAGAAACAAAGGAATACGTTCAGTCTCCCTACCTCGACAACCGTTTAGGGGTTTATGTAGCGCTGCAACTGGCTGAAACGATGGAAAACGGAGCAATCGTATTTTCAACTTATGAGGAGCACGGAGGAAATTCCGTCGGAGCTTGTGCCAAATACCTGATGAACACTTATGATGTGCTGCAAGCTTTAATCTGCGACATTACGTGGGTTACTCACGGAGTTGTTCACAAAGGCGGAGTGGCAATTTCCATGCGCGACAGCATGATCCCCAGAAGAAAATACCTGAACAAGATTCTGAATATTGCCAGAGAATCCGGGATCAAACATCAATTGGAAGTAGAATCTGCCGGAGGAAGCGACGGTTCTGTATTACAGAAATCAGACCTTCCTATCGACTGGTGCTTTATCGGGGCAGCGGAAGACAATGTGCATACTCCGAATGAAAAGGTTTACAAGAAGGATATCGAATCGATGATCGAATTATACCGTGTTTTGATGGACCAATTGTAA
- a CDS encoding YigZ family protein, whose protein sequence is MPESKFKTITAPSEGFYKEKGSKFLAFAIPCKTEEEIKEHIQRLRKEHYQAVHVCSAFRLGSDKKKYRASDDGEPSNSAGAPILGQIQSFDLTNILIAVVRYYGGVNLGVGGLINAYRTASKEALESARIIEQEDEIRVTLFYDYNEMPQVMALLKNSPAKIINQDFQLSCQLSIQLPVSESGLLDQFAALNLLLPEEKHIRIENHGIIQ, encoded by the coding sequence ATGCCCGAAAGCAAATTCAAAACAATTACAGCACCAAGCGAAGGATTCTACAAAGAGAAGGGATCTAAATTCCTTGCATTTGCCATTCCGTGCAAAACCGAAGAAGAGATCAAAGAACATATCCAACGCCTTCGGAAGGAGCACTACCAGGCTGTGCATGTTTGTTCTGCATTCCGTTTGGGAAGTGATAAGAAAAAATACCGGGCCAGTGACGACGGTGAACCTTCCAATTCAGCAGGAGCTCCGATCCTGGGACAGATCCAATCATTCGATCTTACAAACATCCTTATTGCAGTGGTACGTTATTACGGTGGAGTCAACCTGGGCGTCGGCGGTTTGATCAATGCTTATCGCACAGCCTCCAAAGAAGCTTTGGAAAGTGCTCGGATTATCGAACAGGAAGACGAAATTCGTGTCACACTATTCTACGATTACAATGAAATGCCACAGGTCATGGCATTATTAAAAAATAGTCCTGCGAAAATCATTAACCAGGATTTTCAGTTATCTTGTCAACTAAGTATTCAATTACCGGTTTCGGAATCGGGGCTTCTGGATCAGTTTGCAGCATTAAATTTGTTGCTTCCGGAAGAAAAACATATCAGAATAGAAAACCATGGAATTATCCAATAG
- the dnaA gene encoding chromosomal replication initiator protein DnaA, with product MSANHDAIWNSCLKVIKDNLPIQAYKTWFEPIVPVKLENNILTIQVPSHFFYEWLEEHYITLLKKVIKKELGQEGHLEYSIVMENSASNSNPYTVKLPASNKKAVKNAPVNMPLNISDNPIKNPFIIPGLKKVNVDSNLNPAYSFENFVEGDCNRLARSAGYAVANKPGGTAFNPLLIYGGVGLGKTHLAHSIGIGVKNQFPNKTVLYVSSEKFAHQFIDAVRNQTTNDFIHFYQMIDVLIIDDVQFFSGKEKTQDVFFHIFNHLHQNGKQIILTSDKPPVEMQGMEQRLLSRFKWGLSADLSTPDLETRIAIMEKKMYGSGIELPREVVEYLAYSINTNIREMEGAMTSLLAQASLNKKAITLDLAKQMIDKFVKNTAREVSIDYIQKVVCDYFDLPIEMLKSKTRKREVVQARQISMYFSKKMTKSSLASIGAHCGGKDHATVLHACRTVINLSETDKQFRVYLEDLEKKLTIQ from the coding sequence ATGAGTGCCAACCATGACGCTATTTGGAATTCCTGTCTGAAAGTTATCAAGGATAATTTACCGATTCAAGCCTACAAAACCTGGTTTGAGCCGATTGTTCCCGTAAAGCTTGAAAACAACATTCTGACAATACAAGTTCCATCTCACTTCTTTTATGAATGGTTGGAAGAGCATTACATTACTTTATTGAAAAAAGTAATCAAAAAAGAGCTAGGCCAGGAAGGTCATTTGGAATACAGTATTGTGATGGAAAATTCTGCCAGCAATTCCAATCCTTACACGGTTAAACTTCCGGCTTCGAACAAGAAAGCGGTGAAGAATGCGCCTGTAAACATGCCTTTGAACATCAGCGACAACCCGATTAAAAACCCGTTCATTATCCCGGGATTGAAGAAGGTAAATGTGGATTCGAACCTGAACCCTGCCTATTCCTTCGAGAATTTCGTGGAAGGCGACTGCAACCGTTTGGCTCGCTCAGCAGGATATGCTGTTGCAAACAAACCCGGAGGAACTGCTTTTAATCCTTTGTTAATTTACGGAGGTGTCGGTTTGGGTAAAACGCATTTGGCTCATTCTATCGGTATCGGTGTTAAGAACCAATTTCCGAATAAAACGGTGCTTTATGTAAGCTCTGAGAAATTTGCGCACCAGTTCATTGATGCTGTCCGCAATCAGACAACGAATGATTTCATTCACTTCTATCAAATGATCGACGTATTGATCATCGATGATGTGCAATTCTTCTCCGGAAAAGAAAAGACACAGGACGTTTTCTTCCATATCTTCAACCATTTGCACCAAAATGGAAAACAGATCATTTTGACTTCGGATAAACCGCCGGTTGAAATGCAGGGAATGGAGCAGCGTTTGCTGTCCCGTTTCAAATGGGGATTATCTGCAGACCTTTCTACTCCGGACCTGGAGACACGTATTGCAATCATGGAGAAGAAAATGTATGGCAGCGGTATCGAACTTCCACGTGAAGTTGTTGAATACCTTGCTTACAGTATCAACACAAACATCCGTGAAATGGAAGGTGCGATGACTTCCCTGCTTGCACAGGCTTCGTTGAACAAGAAAGCAATTACGCTGGACCTGGCGAAACAAATGATCGACAAGTTCGTGAAAAACACCGCTCGCGAAGTTTCTATCGATTACATCCAGAAAGTAGTTTGTGATTACTTCGATTTACCGATCGAAATGCTGAAATCGAAAACACGTAAGCGTGAAGTTGTTCAGGCTCGTCAGATTTCCATGTATTTCTCCAAGAAAATGACGAAATCATCGTTGGCCAGCATCGGAGCGCATTGTGGAGGAAAAGACCACGCAACTGTATTGCACGCTTGCAGAACGGTTATTAACCTTTCGGAAACAGACAAACAATTCCGGGTTTACCTGGAAGATTTGGAAAAGAAATTGACAATTCAATAA
- a CDS encoding thioesterase family protein, whose translation MKTSFEFPTKVRVRYGETDQMGYCYYGNYAAYFEVGRVEAMRSLGMSYRELEESGVMLPVSHFEVDYFKPALYDDELTIVTAITELKGPRLFFEYTLYNEKQECLSKAKTTLVFVSKENMRPIQPPRAFVELMEKHHA comes from the coding sequence ATGAAAACTTCATTTGAATTCCCGACGAAAGTGCGTGTGAGATATGGTGAAACGGATCAGATGGGCTATTGCTATTACGGAAATTACGCAGCATATTTTGAAGTTGGAAGGGTGGAGGCAATGCGTTCCCTGGGAATGAGCTACCGGGAATTGGAAGAAAGCGGCGTGATGTTGCCTGTGAGTCATTTCGAAGTGGATTACTTCAAGCCGGCTTTATACGACGATGAACTGACGATTGTTACTGCAATAACCGAACTGAAAGGTCCGCGCTTATTTTTTGAATACACGCTTTATAATGAAAAGCAGGAATGCCTGAGTAAGGCAAAAACAACCCTGGTCTTTGTTTCGAAAGAGAATATGAGGCCGATACAGCCGCCGCGCGCTTTTGTTGAACTAATGGAAAAACACCATGCTTGA
- a CDS encoding arginase family protein yields MLESTYFKLKFPAEADLKNWLTERDGEIRIGQNVLFRGDSENWKEKKFHILGIREDVGPRLNAGRGGSHAAFDAFIPRFLGVQSNQFLNGNSICVHGVIDLKEPIDAIASMHIDDLDYLVSGWVKEVVDCGGIPVVIGGGHNNAYPIIKGVSESLGLAISVVNLDPHADTRAMEGRHSGNPFSYAYEYGFLGHYSVLGLHESYNNQFILNSLQDMKAFFTFYESWLEKPFKFQADIDKVYDSHYQTVMGVELDMDSIAYMPSSAFTPSGISVDQARIYVRKMASLEKVCYLHLPEAAPKSETDEIIAGKALTYLVTDFVKEYQKYHH; encoded by the coding sequence ATGCTTGAGTCGACTTATTTTAAGCTGAAGTTTCCGGCAGAAGCGGATTTGAAAAACTGGCTGACGGAACGGGACGGAGAAATCCGTATCGGGCAAAATGTACTTTTCAGAGGAGATTCGGAGAATTGGAAGGAGAAAAAATTCCATATTCTCGGGATCAGGGAAGATGTCGGACCGAGATTAAATGCCGGCAGAGGAGGATCGCATGCGGCGTTTGATGCTTTCATTCCCCGCTTTTTGGGAGTACAGTCGAACCAGTTCCTGAATGGGAATTCGATTTGTGTGCATGGAGTGATTGATTTGAAAGAACCGATTGATGCCATTGCCAGTATGCACATAGATGATCTGGATTACCTGGTTTCTGGTTGGGTAAAAGAGGTAGTCGATTGCGGAGGTATTCCGGTGGTGATCGGTGGCGGACACAACAATGCGTATCCGATTATTAAAGGGGTTTCGGAATCGCTCGGCCTGGCAATATCGGTGGTGAACCTGGATCCGCATGCAGACACACGTGCTATGGAAGGAAGGCATTCCGGAAATCCGTTCTCCTACGCGTATGAATATGGTTTCCTCGGGCATTATTCGGTGCTTGGACTGCATGAATCTTACAATAACCAGTTTATCCTGAATAGTTTGCAGGACATGAAGGCGTTTTTTACGTTTTACGAGTCGTGGCTGGAAAAACCGTTCAAATTCCAGGCGGATATCGATAAAGTGTATGATTCGCATTATCAAACGGTGATGGGAGTGGAACTGGATATGGATTCGATTGCATACATGCCGTCCAGCGCGTTTACTCCTTCGGGAATTTCGGTGGACCAGGCGCGGATTTATGTTCGCAAGATGGCTTCGCTGGAAAAAGTCTGCTACCTGCATTTGCCGGAAGCGGCCCCTAAAAGCGAGACGGATGAGATCATAGCCGGGAAAGCCTTAACGTACCTGGTGACAGATTTTGTGAAAGAGTATCAAAAATACCATCATTAA
- the corA gene encoding magnesium/cobalt transporter CorA, with protein MSQAAQLYKYNLDAFTLEKNTEDYFAENFNPFEDMNSTYWLNFHSMKNKAAINKLCDKLCIDRLLQEDLFAENKRTRLEEYSDYVFFSIISALPKEGPNHYDLNKERISFIIGDNYLISFQEKPSDHFPEVRERIEYKRGKVRYKGPDFLLFRMLEAIIDNYTEVVEQIALNIERLDKIVLRNPQSEVLRKVEWEKRKLLDLRKIVFPMKELMGQLDRVENEMIIEDNIHYFRELKDTCFSLIDEIEAQKQMLDGIANLYYAIQGQRMNEVMKVLTVTSAIFIPLTFIVGVYGMNFENMPELKSRNGYYMVWGLMILITAVLVFVFWKRGWLKRNN; from the coding sequence ATGTCTCAAGCAGCACAACTTTACAAGTATAATCTCGATGCTTTTACGCTGGAGAAGAACACGGAAGATTATTTCGCGGAAAACTTCAATCCGTTTGAGGATATGAATTCGACTTATTGGCTGAATTTTCATTCCATGAAGAATAAGGCGGCGATCAATAAACTGTGTGATAAATTGTGTATCGACAGGTTGCTCCAGGAGGATTTGTTTGCGGAAAATAAGCGCACACGACTGGAAGAATATTCGGATTACGTTTTCTTCAGTATCATTTCCGCACTCCCCAAGGAAGGTCCGAACCATTACGACCTGAACAAAGAGCGTATCAGTTTCATAATCGGGGATAATTACCTGATTTCCTTCCAGGAAAAACCTTCGGATCACTTTCCGGAAGTGCGTGAGCGGATTGAGTACAAACGCGGGAAAGTGCGTTACAAAGGACCTGACTTCTTGTTGTTCCGCATGCTGGAAGCGATTATCGACAACTATACGGAAGTTGTTGAGCAGATTGCTCTGAACATTGAAAGGCTGGATAAGATCGTGCTCCGGAACCCGCAAAGTGAGGTGCTTCGGAAAGTGGAATGGGAAAAACGGAAATTACTCGATTTACGAAAGATCGTATTCCCGATGAAAGAACTGATGGGGCAGCTGGATCGTGTGGAAAATGAAATGATCATCGAAGATAATATTCATTATTTCCGGGAACTGAAAGATACCTGCTTCAGTTTGATCGATGAAATCGAAGCGCAAAAACAGATGCTGGATGGTATTGCGAACCTCTATTATGCAATTCAGGGCCAGCGCATGAACGAAGTTATGAAAGTGTTGACGGTAACCAGCGCGATTTTCATTCCTTTGACCTTTATTGTCGGGGTGTACGGGATGAATTTCGAAAATATGCCGGAACTGAAATCGCGTAACGGTTATTACATGGTTTGGGGGCTCATGATCCTGATAACTGCCGTTTTGGTATTTGTTTTCTGGAAAAGAGGCTGGCTGAAACGCAATAATTAA
- a CDS encoding DUF6686 family protein: protein MCHYKTISNNSFGCLIQCKNCEQFHLGFGNVVLILSYDEFMRFSDQVHNIHTMHYEEKKETGEKIYMHTDTSKMVLAFNHREWIKLYQLLEESRFMLYANELIDQA from the coding sequence ATGTGTCATTACAAAACAATCAGCAACAACTCCTTCGGCTGCCTCATTCAATGTAAAAACTGCGAACAATTCCATTTGGGGTTCGGTAATGTGGTACTCATCCTTTCCTACGACGAATTCATGCGGTTTTCAGACCAGGTTCACAACATTCACACCATGCATTACGAGGAAAAGAAGGAAACCGGTGAGAAAATCTACATGCATACCGACACCTCCAAAATGGTACTGGCTTTCAACCACAGGGAATGGATCAAACTTTACCAGTTATTGGAAGAATCCCGGTTTATGCTGTACGCTAACGAATTGATTGACCAGGCTTAA